From Hydra vulgaris chromosome 15, alternate assembly HydraT2T_AEP, one genomic window encodes:
- the LOC136091908 gene encoding zinc finger MYM-type protein 1-like produces MPQRNSKALEENQCLSTESKPTAESSQLQNVTDNSSMNNASALSNSTEQHENVSYGNQLEDGKRYWREVLRQVVECLKFLCNRGLALRGDSEEIGDFSKGNFLGAWEFLAKFDPFLAKHLESRGNQGRGNVSYILSTSYEEIVFLMAKKVLDSITSEIACAKYFSLIVDSSTDTSHCDQLAIIILYVSEEDVVEERLIGFESSCGHSGKAMADAVKKTLDNLGLNIKDARGQTYDNASKCI; encoded by the exons CATTAGAGGAGAATCAATGTTTGTCAACTGAATCAAAGCCAACTGCAGAAAGTTCACAATTGCAGAACGTAACAGATAATTCTTCAATGAACAATGCATCGGCGTTATCCAATTCAACAGAGCAGCATGAAAATGTGTCATATGGCAAT cAGTTGGAGGATGGAAAACGTTACTGGAGGGAAGTTCTAAGACAAGTTGTTGAATGCTTGAAGTTTTTGTGCAATCGAGGTTTAGCTCTAAGAGGTGATTCAGAAGAAATAGGTGACTTcagtaaaggaaattttctcgGGGCCTGGGAGTTCTTAGCAAAATTTGATCCCTTCCTTGCTAAACACTTAGAAAGCCGAGGAAACCAGGGCAGAGGAAATGTTTCATACATTTTATCAACAAGTTATGAAGAAATTGTTTTCTTAATGGCAAAAAAAGTTCTGGATTCCATTACCAGTGAAATTGCCTGTGCTAAATACTTTTCACTGATTGTTGACTCATCAACTGACACTTCACACTGTGACCAACTTGCAATAATCATTCTATATGTGAGCGAGGAAGATGTTGTGGAAGAAAGACTTATTGGGTTTGAATCTTCATGCGGACATAGCGGAAAGGCTATGGCAGATGCTGTCAAGAAAACATTAGATAATCTTGGCTTAAACATTAAAGATGCTCGTGGTCAGACATACGACAATGCATCTAAATGCATCTGA